A genome region from Myroides fluvii includes the following:
- a CDS encoding GNAT family N-acetyltransferase has protein sequence MIQIEKKNSDSPVSPAEVEQYTNFLFQHLEQYGDEKEDIAKALAYALGQDNKPGGVILIAKEEARIVGMTVVLNTLMEGFIPEHILVYIATDQSLRGKGIGGQLIDYLKTALTGSIALHVDFNNPAQHLYERKGFEKKYIEMRLNNK, from the coding sequence ATGATTCAAATAGAAAAAAAGAATTCAGACAGTCCCGTCAGTCCAGCAGAAGTAGAACAATACACCAACTTCTTATTTCAACATCTCGAACAATATGGAGATGAGAAAGAAGACATTGCCAAAGCGCTTGCTTACGCACTCGGTCAAGACAACAAACCAGGCGGTGTGATTCTCATTGCAAAAGAAGAAGCGCGCATCGTAGGGATGACGGTTGTTCTAAACACCTTGATGGAGGGATTTATACCTGAACATATTTTAGTCTATATTGCTACAGATCAATCCCTAAGAGGTAAAGGTATTGGTGGACAATTAATTGATTATCTCAAAACAGCACTGACAGGATCCATTGCCTTACACGTGGATTTTAACAATCCTGCCCAACATTTGTATGAGCGCAAAGGATTTGAAAAAAAGTATATAGAAATGAGATTAAACAACAAATAA
- a CDS encoding GNAT family N-acetyltransferase, which translates to MIEIKQAITPKEMKEFVQFPFTLYKDNPYWVPSIIKEEVKSFDPSNAIFKTVDVRFFLAYKNNKLVGRIACCINWTEVNDLNKPKVRFGWFDFIDDLAVTEALLAEVEKFGKANQMQYIEGPMGFSNMDKAGMLTKGFDRLATMIGLYNYEYYPKHLNQLGFTPEAEWMEYSLDISNFDEEKITKMSQLIQQRYAVKPLVFKTTKELMPYVDEMFALLNKTYADLQSFVPIEPFQVEHYKKKYLQFIHPDFISCVMDHNHKMIAFAITMPSFSKAFQKAKGRLFPFGFIHLLQAMKHNDRAEYYLIGIDPEYRNKGITAIIFEEIYACFMKHKIKHIETNPLLIENVKIQQLWKHFNPEIHKERKTYRKDI; encoded by the coding sequence ATGATTGAAATTAAACAAGCCATTACACCAAAGGAAATGAAGGAGTTCGTCCAATTTCCTTTCACACTATACAAAGACAATCCCTATTGGGTGCCTTCTATCATCAAAGAAGAAGTAAAGAGTTTTGATCCTTCTAATGCTATTTTTAAAACGGTAGATGTTCGTTTTTTCCTTGCGTATAAAAACAATAAATTGGTTGGACGTATTGCTTGTTGTATCAATTGGACTGAGGTAAACGATTTAAACAAACCCAAAGTGCGATTTGGTTGGTTTGATTTCATTGATGATTTAGCCGTGACTGAAGCCTTGTTAGCTGAAGTTGAAAAATTTGGAAAAGCCAACCAGATGCAATACATAGAAGGTCCTATGGGATTTTCAAATATGGATAAGGCGGGGATGTTAACGAAGGGATTTGATCGCTTAGCGACCATGATTGGATTGTATAATTATGAATACTACCCCAAGCATCTGAATCAATTAGGGTTTACACCAGAAGCAGAATGGATGGAATACAGCTTAGATATCTCTAATTTTGATGAAGAAAAAATCACCAAAATGTCGCAGCTCATTCAACAGCGCTACGCAGTAAAACCGCTTGTATTCAAAACAACCAAAGAGCTCATGCCTTATGTGGATGAAATGTTTGCGCTGCTAAACAAGACCTATGCAGATTTGCAGAGCTTTGTTCCCATTGAGCCTTTTCAAGTTGAACACTACAAAAAGAAATACTTGCAGTTTATTCATCCTGATTTTATTTCTTGTGTAATGGATCACAACCACAAGATGATTGCCTTTGCTATTACCATGCCTTCCTTCTCAAAAGCCTTTCAAAAGGCAAAAGGGAGATTGTTTCCTTTTGGATTCATTCACTTGCTACAAGCTATGAAACACAATGATCGCGCCGAATACTATTTGATTGGCATTGATCCTGAATATAGAAATAAGGGGATTACAGCCATTATATTTGAAGAGATTTACGCTTGTTTTATGAAGCATAAAATCAAACATATTGAAACGAATCCCTTACTTATTGAAAACGTAAAAATTCAACAATTATGGAAACATTTTAATCCTGAAATCCACAAAGAACGCAAAACGTACCGAAAAGATATTTAG
- a CDS encoding spermidine synthase — protein MLKKWLSYLTPIPVKKISSKINNKLEITWQKGQLVLDTKNTNYSYGQLEQVFKRGLKFIGYQKIKAMQQVLNLGLGAGSTVHLLRNEINFTGTITSVELDEAIIYVAQKYFNLDRYKDKHNIVQLDAFEYVLTCQEQYDLVILDIFQDSYMPSFLFEHYFVHHLKQLLAVDGFIIFNTIILTPEDEQRNQNFKALFDPIHFSVRVMPTTLDHNSVITIKRLA, from the coding sequence ATGCTAAAAAAGTGGTTGAGCTACCTGACTCCTATTCCTGTAAAAAAAATTTCTTCAAAAATCAACAATAAATTAGAAATCACTTGGCAAAAGGGGCAATTGGTCTTGGATACAAAAAACACCAACTATTCTTATGGCCAATTGGAACAGGTTTTTAAAAGAGGGTTAAAATTCATTGGCTATCAAAAGATTAAAGCGATGCAGCAGGTGCTAAACTTGGGTTTAGGGGCTGGTAGTACGGTTCATCTACTTCGCAACGAAATCAATTTCACAGGAACCATTACTAGCGTTGAACTCGATGAAGCGATTATCTATGTGGCTCAAAAATACTTCAATCTCGACCGATATAAAGACAAACACAATATCGTTCAGCTGGATGCCTTTGAATATGTATTGACCTGTCAGGAACAATATGACTTAGTTATCCTCGATATTTTTCAAGACAGCTATATGCCTTCTTTCTTATTTGAACACTATTTTGTCCATCATCTCAAGCAACTGCTCGCAGTAGATGGCTTCATTATTTTCAATACCATCATTCTCACACCGGAAGATGAACAACGCAATCAAAACTTCAAAGCCTTATTTGATCCGATTCATTTCTCGGTGCGCGTGATGCCAACGACCTTAGATCACAATAGCGTTATAACCATTAAAAGACTGGCTTAA
- a CDS encoding ABC transporter permease: MLRIVLVLILVLLSFLSIFVGVKDISVFDLHRLTNDELLVIFVSRVPRTIAVLIAGVGMSISGLIVQQIALNKFVSPTTMGTLDACKMGILFSMILFPNGGIVFKTLLSFTIALLASIVFLRLASKIKVQNVIFIPLIGIVFGNILSAIATFFAFRYNLVQNMDGWMMGDFSSILKGNYEILYLGVLVVILCYLYANKFTIVGLGEDAAISLGLNPKRIMYLGLVFVSITSTVVVLTAGVIPFLGLIVPNIVSLIFGDNLRKTISYTALVGAIFLLVCDLISRIIIAPYEVPIGLTVSIVGGVVFLYLILKKTKHA; the protein is encoded by the coding sequence ATGTTGAGAATTGTGTTAGTTCTTATCCTCGTGCTGCTGTCTTTTTTGTCCATTTTTGTGGGGGTGAAAGATATTTCCGTTTTTGATTTACACCGGTTAACAAACGATGAGCTTCTCGTGATCTTTGTGAGTCGGGTGCCTCGTACCATTGCGGTATTAATTGCGGGGGTAGGAATGAGTATTTCGGGTTTAATTGTTCAACAGATCGCGTTGAATAAATTTGTCTCTCCAACAACAATGGGGACGCTAGATGCCTGTAAAATGGGTATTCTCTTTAGTATGATTCTCTTTCCCAACGGGGGAATTGTTTTTAAAACGCTATTGTCTTTTACCATTGCCTTATTAGCCAGTATTGTTTTCTTGCGTTTGGCTAGTAAAATCAAAGTACAAAATGTAATTTTTATTCCTCTAATTGGAATTGTATTTGGAAATATATTAAGTGCCATCGCTACTTTTTTTGCTTTTCGTTACAATCTTGTTCAAAATATGGACGGCTGGATGATGGGCGATTTTTCTTCTATCTTAAAAGGAAATTACGAAATTCTATATCTAGGTGTTTTGGTTGTGATTCTCTGCTATCTCTATGCTAATAAATTTACTATTGTAGGATTAGGGGAGGATGCGGCAATAAGTTTGGGTTTAAATCCCAAGCGAATCATGTATTTAGGGTTGGTTTTCGTTTCTATTACTTCAACTGTAGTTGTATTGACAGCAGGTGTAATTCCCTTTCTTGGCTTGATTGTTCCTAATATTGTCAGCTTGATTTTTGGTGATAACCTCCGTAAAACAATCAGTTACACCGCTTTAGTAGGGGCTATATTTTTATTGGTTTGCGATTTGATTAGTCGCATCATTATCGCTCCTTATGAAGTTCCTATTGGACTAACGGTAAGTATTGTTGGGGGAGTTGTGTTTTTATATCTAATCTTAAAAAAGACGAAACATGCCTAA
- a CDS encoding iron chelate uptake ABC transporter family permease subunit, whose translation MPKNKLIILLLVALLISVATYMFTFTGTKLDYVLPRRGYKILTMVLVSFAIGYSSVVFQTITANRILTPSIMGFDSFFLLLQSLIVLWYGDRTFKVLGSEWNFALSVVLMMVFALLMYFAVFKRESKGLYTLLLVGLLIGTLFKSGASFIMLLIDPNEFSIIQNAMFASFERINLKILGIAAGILVATMLYGIRYFKQLDVISLGRDHAISLGVNYHKVVRANLIFISIMVAVSTALVGPITFLGLLVANLTYELVKKNNHALVVFTCCLLTSVTVIGAQYLVEHLFNLTTTVSIIINFVGGVYFIYLLLKSNKV comes from the coding sequence ATGCCTAAGAATAAATTAATCATCCTATTGCTCGTTGCCCTATTAATCAGCGTTGCTACTTATATGTTTACGTTTACAGGAACGAAGTTAGACTACGTGTTGCCAAGAAGAGGATATAAGATTTTAACCATGGTATTGGTGTCTTTTGCCATTGGTTATTCTTCTGTGGTCTTTCAAACCATAACTGCCAATCGAATTTTAACCCCATCGATTATGGGATTTGATTCTTTTTTCTTGCTATTGCAGTCACTTATCGTCTTGTGGTATGGAGATCGCACCTTTAAGGTATTAGGTTCCGAATGGAATTTTGCCTTATCAGTCGTATTGATGATGGTTTTTGCCCTTCTTATGTATTTCGCCGTGTTCAAAAGAGAGAGTAAAGGGCTATATACATTATTGTTAGTAGGACTCTTAATCGGAACGCTTTTTAAGAGTGGGGCTTCTTTTATTATGCTGCTCATTGACCCCAATGAATTTAGCATTATTCAAAATGCCATGTTTGCTTCTTTTGAGCGTATTAATTTGAAAATTTTGGGAATTGCAGCAGGGATATTAGTTGCAACAATGCTATATGGAATCCGCTATTTCAAACAATTGGATGTGATTAGTTTAGGACGAGATCACGCCATTAGTTTAGGGGTGAATTACCACAAAGTGGTACGCGCCAACCTGATATTTATCTCTATCATGGTTGCCGTATCAACGGCCTTAGTAGGGCCTATTACCTTCTTGGGGCTCTTGGTTGCCAATTTGACTTACGAATTAGTTAAGAAAAACAATCATGCCCTAGTTGTGTTCACTTGTTGTTTGTTGACTTCAGTGACTGTAATTGGAGCGCAATACCTCGTAGAACATTTATTTAATTTGACCACAACAGTAAGTATTATTATCAACTTCGTAGGAGGAGTGTATTTTATCTATTTGCTGTTAAAAAGTAATAAAGTATGA
- a CDS encoding iron ABC transporter ATP-binding protein: MIQVNQVSKSYGEKLILNQVCVSFPKGKISCFIGGNGTGKSTLLSIISRLVSRDKGEINLLNKEVLSYTNEDFAKRLAILKQSNSPNIRLTVKELVSFGRFPHSKGRLKKEDHQKIEESIAFMGLKDIENQFIDELSGGQRQRAFLAMVLAQDTEYILLDEPLNNLDMKHSVEIMKTLRELADKYHKTIVIVVHDINYAAAYADYIAAVKNHQILYFGPTNEVITEEKMKDVFDIDMKIIDNGDHKICVYFK, translated from the coding sequence ATGATTCAAGTTAATCAAGTATCAAAATCATATGGCGAAAAACTGATTTTAAATCAGGTATGTGTAAGCTTCCCCAAAGGAAAGATCTCGTGTTTTATTGGCGGTAATGGTACGGGAAAAAGTACACTACTTTCCATTATCAGCCGTTTGGTATCGCGTGATAAGGGCGAGATAAACCTTTTGAATAAGGAGGTTTTGAGCTATACGAATGAAGATTTTGCCAAGCGTTTAGCAATTTTAAAGCAAAGTAATAGCCCCAACATTCGGTTGACCGTTAAGGAGTTGGTCTCTTTTGGTCGTTTTCCGCATTCTAAGGGAAGACTCAAAAAAGAAGACCATCAAAAGATTGAAGAGAGTATCGCTTTCATGGGATTGAAGGATATTGAAAATCAGTTTATTGATGAGTTGAGTGGAGGACAACGCCAACGGGCTTTTCTCGCCATGGTTTTAGCACAAGATACCGAGTATATCTTGTTGGACGAGCCATTGAATAATTTAGATATGAAGCACTCTGTCGAAATTATGAAAACCTTGCGGGAGTTAGCAGATAAGTACCATAAAACCATCGTTATTGTGGTACACGATATCAATTATGCAGCTGCTTATGCTGATTATATCGCTGCGGTAAAAAATCATCAAATTCTGTATTTCGGCCCAACTAACGAAGTAATTACAGAAGAAAAAATGAAAGATGTCTTCGATATCGATATGAAAATTATCGATAATGGAGACCACAAAATTTGCGTCTATTTTAAATAA
- a CDS encoding siderophore ABC transporter substrate-binding protein, producing MSKFMISCLAASVFLFVSCKETKKEEQSSAAETTAVLTVDHLSGTSEVKVNPKNPVVLSYGILDTFDELGIPVKGVPASNLPTYLEQYSAAEYENVGGIKEPNAEKVNAADTELIIIAGRTAAMYDEFTKIAPTINLDVDAKDYMNSFKNNQRIIGKLFGKEEQVEQELKAIDARIAKIKAITENSDKKGLIVLANEGRLSSYGKGSRFGIIHDVFGLKPADEKIEVATHGQVISNELIKELNPDYIFVIDRGAAIKRTSLSKEEFANALVQQTNAYKNDKIIFLNPETWYLSGGGLKSIKMMIDEVEKAVAN from the coding sequence ATGAGTAAATTTATGATTAGCTGCTTGGCAGCATCCGTTTTTTTATTTGTTTCTTGTAAAGAGACAAAAAAGGAAGAACAAAGTTCAGCAGCTGAAACAACAGCAGTACTTACTGTTGATCACCTTTCAGGTACTTCTGAAGTAAAAGTAAACCCTAAAAATCCAGTAGTATTGAGCTACGGTATTTTAGATACGTTTGACGAATTGGGAATTCCGGTTAAAGGAGTGCCAGCTTCAAATTTACCCACTTATTTAGAGCAATACAGCGCGGCGGAATACGAAAATGTAGGTGGAATTAAAGAGCCAAATGCAGAAAAAGTAAATGCAGCGGATACAGAATTAATTATTATTGCAGGGCGTACAGCAGCCATGTATGATGAGTTTACAAAAATTGCTCCAACAATCAATTTAGATGTTGATGCTAAAGATTATATGAATTCATTCAAAAACAACCAACGCATCATCGGTAAATTGTTCGGTAAAGAAGAGCAAGTAGAGCAAGAATTGAAAGCTATCGATGCGCGTATTGCTAAGATTAAAGCTATTACAGAAAACTCAGACAAAAAAGGACTAATTGTATTGGCTAATGAAGGTCGTTTAAGTTCATACGGAAAAGGTTCTCGCTTTGGAATTATCCACGACGTATTCGGATTAAAACCAGCAGATGAAAAAATCGAAGTAGCCACACATGGTCAGGTAATTTCGAATGAATTAATCAAAGAATTAAATCCAGATTATATTTTCGTTATTGATCGTGGAGCTGCAATTAAAAGAACATCGTTGAGCAAAGAGGAATTTGCTAATGCTTTAGTACAACAAACCAATGCCTACAAAAACGATAAAATTATTTTCTTAAATCCTGAAACTTGGTATTTATCAGGAGGAGGATTAAAATCAATCAAAATGATGATTGACGAAGTAGAAAAGGCAGTAGCAAACTAA
- a CDS encoding SEL1-like repeat protein yields the protein MAHRIYIYNIDSETHQTHAGYLGEWNYVIPDLLFPLLSVNPKTKGKALYFDKGEGVNRLSLFYDLLTETYQLQNNKSFSDAVSLMFEFLFDLPYDTFYVDASDVYTMNEEKPKEQAKQWVEEIKQKWEIYQKALDQKDLRVLDEVIQSSGYTSFLEALQQDWVKYGLGYWEAAVVKQTRSVVFHEGNQQGLKDKNGKIVAPALYDAIYAFSEAYIAVVEKEGKYGYINEQGKLVVPLQYEEAFDAYMVNHTKVGVVCVGKKAGLLNLDTQEWGILPEYDEVEQLYEQYHNVQRQGDYQLVDYTGKPIIIETSAFPFSLAYPLKFFTKQEGTAKRKYYTLSGQFLGEYPEDVLEELPLDYYWIKPNKYQKKCSVINSKGEILLSDIDQIMVFTGYTSFAYKVNKQWRLFDCKTQAHRLITAVIDKIHANYLCNYMHDAYVIQTTEGCGFYHAASDAWLIEPNQKNLKIEHLNQELLQLTQKSGMYYYDYQVHMLSERYDYLCEPIDYHTQRVCLFQGTTMYYVSQDGNRVEVCNEQMGQLYEQRYNLRGKDLAFFSSFYEDWVKRMGDKYEEYFDLDTLYRRGIAARDDEAWHEAIRYFTIGATRKDARMQYELGVIYTDENAWTAIAKGIAYLEDAAEQEYADAWNSIGYLYQNAIGYVYDFDAMIHAYEKAVELGCMWANQNLGDLYFYGQQVGQDYDKALSYYVLSEKYYGSYAQNLIEIHYQRSEFDQVLKYLRRNKYQSYIHIYYGILYDHGYGVKQSEKKAVEHYEKAIEHSSYFYAVERLLYYYKEHPKFQNEAEYQRIVDYATANEMEL from the coding sequence ATGGCACATCGCATTTACATTTACAATATAGACTCTGAAACCCATCAAACACACGCTGGTTATCTAGGAGAGTGGAACTACGTCATTCCAGATTTGTTGTTCCCCTTGTTGTCCGTCAATCCCAAAACCAAAGGGAAAGCCCTTTATTTTGACAAGGGTGAAGGTGTGAATCGCTTGAGTCTTTTCTATGATTTATTAACCGAAACCTATCAGTTACAAAACAATAAATCCTTTTCGGATGCGGTGTCTTTGATGTTTGAGTTTCTTTTTGATCTTCCTTATGATACGTTTTATGTTGATGCCAGTGATGTGTATACCATGAACGAAGAAAAACCCAAAGAACAAGCCAAACAATGGGTAGAAGAAATCAAACAAAAGTGGGAGATTTACCAAAAAGCCCTAGATCAAAAAGATTTACGCGTTTTAGATGAGGTCATTCAATCCTCTGGATATACTTCTTTTCTCGAGGCACTCCAACAAGACTGGGTTAAATATGGTTTAGGCTATTGGGAGGCCGCTGTAGTAAAGCAAACGCGTAGTGTTGTTTTTCATGAAGGCAATCAACAAGGGTTAAAGGACAAAAACGGAAAGATAGTAGCTCCCGCTTTATACGATGCAATTTATGCTTTTAGTGAGGCTTATATTGCTGTGGTAGAAAAAGAAGGAAAATATGGTTATATCAATGAGCAAGGCAAACTCGTAGTGCCCCTACAATATGAGGAGGCTTTTGATGCGTATATGGTCAATCACACCAAAGTAGGTGTTGTTTGTGTAGGTAAAAAAGCGGGATTATTGAACCTAGATACCCAAGAATGGGGGATTTTACCCGAATATGATGAAGTAGAACAATTGTATGAGCAATATCACAACGTGCAGCGACAAGGCGATTATCAGTTGGTTGATTATACAGGGAAACCCATCATAATAGAAACAAGTGCTTTTCCTTTTAGCTTAGCTTATCCACTCAAATTTTTCACCAAACAAGAGGGAACAGCCAAGCGAAAATACTATACCCTATCAGGGCAATTCTTAGGAGAATATCCCGAGGATGTATTGGAAGAATTACCCTTGGATTACTATTGGATTAAACCCAATAAATATCAAAAAAAATGCAGTGTAATTAATTCGAAAGGGGAAATACTTCTATCGGATATTGATCAAATCATGGTATTTACTGGATATACTTCTTTTGCTTACAAAGTGAATAAACAATGGAGGTTATTTGATTGTAAAACACAGGCTCATCGTTTGATAACTGCAGTCATAGACAAGATTCACGCCAATTATTTGTGCAATTATATGCACGATGCCTATGTAATTCAAACAACAGAAGGATGTGGTTTTTATCACGCGGCAAGTGACGCTTGGTTGATTGAGCCGAATCAGAAGAATCTCAAAATAGAACATCTCAACCAGGAGTTGCTTCAATTGACTCAAAAGTCAGGGATGTATTATTACGATTATCAAGTGCATATGCTAAGTGAGCGTTATGATTATCTGTGTGAACCTATCGATTATCACACCCAGCGTGTCTGCTTATTTCAAGGAACCACGATGTATTACGTATCGCAGGATGGAAATCGAGTGGAAGTATGCAACGAGCAAATGGGACAATTGTACGAGCAACGCTATAATCTCCGCGGAAAGGACTTGGCTTTCTTCTCTTCCTTTTACGAGGATTGGGTAAAGCGAATGGGAGATAAATATGAAGAATACTTTGATTTAGATACTTTATATCGACGAGGTATTGCTGCAAGAGACGATGAAGCATGGCATGAGGCAATCAGGTATTTTACAATTGGGGCTACGCGAAAAGATGCGCGTATGCAGTATGAATTAGGGGTGATTTATACCGATGAAAATGCTTGGACAGCTATAGCGAAGGGGATAGCCTATTTAGAAGATGCCGCGGAGCAAGAATACGCTGATGCGTGGAATAGCATCGGTTATTTATATCAAAATGCAATCGGTTATGTGTATGATTTTGACGCGATGATTCACGCTTATGAAAAAGCCGTTGAATTGGGGTGTATGTGGGCCAATCAAAATTTGGGTGATTTGTATTTTTATGGACAGCAGGTAGGACAAGATTACGATAAAGCCTTGTCATATTATGTATTGTCAGAGAAATACTACGGCAGTTATGCTCAAAATCTCATTGAGATTCACTACCAAAGAAGCGAATTTGATCAAGTGTTAAAATACCTGAGGCGCAACAAATACCAATCGTATATTCACATTTATTACGGTATTTTGTACGATCATGGTTATGGTGTAAAACAAAGCGAAAAGAAGGCTGTTGAGCATTACGAAAAAGCCATCGAGCATTCGAGCTACTTCTATGCTGTAGAACGCTTGTTGTACTATTATAAAGAGCATCCTAAGTTTCAAAATGAAGCGGAATACCAACGAATTGTAGATTACGCTACAGCCAATGAGATGGAGCTATAA
- the kdsA gene encoding 3-deoxy-8-phosphooctulonate synthase, translating into MDIRNIPQIKNTEADNFFLLAGPCAIESEEMAMRIAEHIIKVTDKLQIPYVFKGSFKKANRSRIDSFTGIGDEKALKILAKVGKEFGVPTVTDIHESSDAALAAEYVDILQIPAFLVRQTDLVVAAANTGKVVNLKKGQFMSPESMKHAVQKVLDCHNESVMVTDRGTMFGYQDMIVDYRGIPTMKQFASTVLDITHSLQQPNQSSGVTGGRPDLIETVAKAGIAVGVDGIFLETHFNPAEAKSDGANMLHLDHFENLMTKLVAIRQTVRQF; encoded by the coding sequence ATGGATATCAGAAATATACCTCAAATAAAAAATACAGAAGCTGATAATTTCTTTTTATTAGCTGGACCATGTGCCATTGAAAGTGAAGAAATGGCGATGCGCATTGCAGAGCACATCATCAAAGTGACGGACAAATTGCAAATCCCTTATGTATTTAAAGGGTCTTTCAAAAAAGCAAACCGCTCTAGAATTGATAGTTTCACGGGAATTGGAGATGAAAAAGCATTAAAAATACTAGCGAAAGTTGGAAAAGAATTCGGTGTACCTACTGTTACAGATATACACGAATCTTCTGATGCTGCTTTAGCCGCGGAATATGTAGATATTTTACAGATTCCCGCATTCTTAGTTCGCCAAACCGATTTAGTCGTTGCTGCAGCAAATACTGGAAAAGTGGTAAACTTGAAAAAAGGACAATTTATGAGTCCAGAAAGCATGAAACACGCCGTCCAAAAAGTATTAGACTGCCACAATGAAAGCGTGATGGTGACGGACCGTGGAACCATGTTTGGTTATCAGGATATGATTGTTGATTACAGAGGAATTCCTACCATGAAGCAATTTGCTTCAACGGTATTGGATATTACTCACTCTTTACAACAGCCGAATCAATCAAGTGGGGTAACAGGCGGTCGTCCAGACTTAATTGAAACTGTGGCTAAGGCCGGAATTGCTGTGGGTGTAGATGGAATCTTCTTAGAAACGCACTTCAATCCAGCAGAAGCAAAAAGCGATGGTGCTAATATGTTGCACTTGGATCACTTCGAAAACTTAATGACAAAATTAGTTGCGATTAGACAAACGGTTCGCCAGTTCTAA
- a CDS encoding DUF4199 domain-containing protein, whose protein sequence is MKKFSIEFKWAALATLAALIWMFIGKSMGFHTEKVRFEVLHEMLFSFLLFVFYWLGIRQKKKDYFDHVMQWQQAFMTGLVMCIMITLFFPIVQFITFNQVSPHFMQTLEQALIHDAKMTVEEAQKNASFDLFLRNGVMNNLSFGIIFTTIISYFLKTKNYDQIKAAKQKPEMVKVKKQKGKTKRK, encoded by the coding sequence ATGAAAAAATTCTCTATTGAATTCAAATGGGCTGCTTTGGCAACCTTGGCGGCATTAATTTGGATGTTTATAGGAAAATCAATGGGATTCCACACGGAAAAAGTGCGTTTTGAAGTGTTACATGAAATGCTTTTTAGTTTTTTACTATTTGTTTTTTATTGGTTGGGAATTCGTCAAAAAAAGAAAGATTACTTTGACCATGTTATGCAATGGCAACAGGCCTTCATGACTGGGCTAGTGATGTGTATCATGATTACGTTGTTCTTCCCTATTGTTCAATTCATTACCTTCAATCAAGTGAGTCCTCATTTTATGCAGACCTTGGAACAAGCGTTGATTCACGATGCGAAAATGACCGTAGAGGAAGCTCAGAAGAATGCTTCTTTTGACTTATTTTTAAGAAATGGAGTGATGAATAATCTCTCCTTTGGTATTATCTTTACTACTATTATTTCTTACTTTTTAAAGACTAAGAATTACGATCAAATAAAAGCCGCTAAACAAAAACCAGAAATGGTAAAAGTGAAAAAACAAAAAGGCAAAACAAAACGAAAATAA
- a CDS encoding SixA phosphatase family protein: MKTLILIRHAKSCWDAITEDKNRPISKDRGVQDALLVSQAIGSLLPDRFIVWTSTAQRAKQTAALFCQNLDINPTYVIEKEDIYTFDVKKLARTIKKCENTHNALIIFGHNDAITDFVNKFGMVSIDNVPTSGVVVMDFPQDDWKEIKNGTVISKVFPRDLK; the protein is encoded by the coding sequence ATGAAAACGCTTATTTTAATTCGACACGCAAAGTCATGTTGGGATGCTATTACAGAGGATAAAAATAGACCCATCTCAAAAGATCGTGGTGTGCAAGATGCGCTTTTAGTTTCTCAAGCAATAGGTTCGCTTTTACCTGATCGTTTTATTGTTTGGACGAGTACCGCTCAACGAGCAAAACAAACAGCAGCTCTTTTTTGTCAAAATTTAGATATCAATCCAACTTATGTCATTGAAAAAGAAGATATTTATACTTTCGACGTCAAGAAATTGGCGCGAACGATAAAAAAATGTGAAAATACGCACAATGCGCTGATTATTTTTGGACATAATGATGCTATCACGGATTTTGTTAATAAATTTGGTATGGTTTCGATTGATAATGTGCCGACATCGGGTGTGGTCGTAATGGACTTCCCTCAAGATGATTGGAAAGAAATTAAAAACGGAACTGTAATAAGTAAAGTTTTTCCTAGAGATTTAAAATAA